The following proteins come from a genomic window of Pseudomonas putida:
- a CDS encoding TnsA endonuclease N-terminal domain-containing protein: MTSVPTEPVNPASSKLMTQRKIDRRIQSGRGSGVRESYEPWIKIWDIQSSGVSHLVPGVKFHRSHHLLSNAERDYHLILEHDPSIIDIREQFPLLTQAETQAIASSLNYRHPVYPGTQVPVVMTTDFLITFIDSKGEATLAARSVKYRKEFEDASLKEQNRMAEKLEIEAKYWAMRKVEWKLVLHENLSQVKIANLVILRTYAVIHPSLPTENNINNLLEFIAGCKTSELPLKALLQKASRVIFIEYIGVKRLFHHLLWTGRLGASLSAKVISLSEPLHVWIAEPSFSSTSEIEVPRHA, encoded by the coding sequence ATGACATCTGTACCCACTGAACCGGTGAATCCAGCTAGCTCGAAGCTAATGACTCAGCGGAAAATTGATAGAAGAATACAATCGGGTCGCGGATCTGGCGTTAGAGAGTCCTATGAGCCTTGGATCAAGATTTGGGATATCCAGTCGAGCGGGGTGTCGCATCTTGTACCGGGTGTGAAATTTCATCGCAGTCATCATTTGCTATCCAACGCTGAGCGCGACTATCACCTGATCCTTGAGCATGATCCTTCCATCATCGACATTCGTGAGCAGTTCCCGCTCCTAACGCAAGCTGAGACTCAAGCGATCGCGTCAAGCCTGAATTACCGTCATCCTGTGTATCCAGGTACTCAAGTCCCAGTGGTTATGACCACTGACTTCCTCATAACTTTCATAGATTCGAAGGGCGAAGCAACCTTGGCCGCGCGCTCTGTGAAATACCGTAAGGAGTTCGAGGATGCCAGCCTCAAGGAGCAGAATCGGATGGCGGAAAAGCTTGAGATCGAAGCTAAATATTGGGCTATGAGAAAGGTAGAATGGAAACTGGTTCTCCATGAAAATCTCTCGCAAGTTAAAATAGCAAATCTTGTCATACTTAGAACTTACGCGGTCATCCATCCTTCGTTGCCGACGGAGAATAATATAAATAATCTGCTCGAATTTATAGCGGGATGTAAGACTAGTGAATTGCCACTAAAGGCACTGCTGCAAAAAGCCTCGAGGGTAATTTTTATAGAATATATTGGTGTTAAACGCCTCTTCCACCATCTTCTTTGGACGGGCAGACTGGGGGCGAGTCTAAGCGCTAAGGTAATAAGCTTATCTGAACCTTTGCATGTTTGGATTGCTGAGCCATCCTTTTCCAGCACATCAGAAATCGAGGTGCCTCGTCATGCTTAG